DNA from Drosophila takahashii strain IR98-3 E-12201 unplaced genomic scaffold, DtakHiC1v2 scaffold_126, whole genome shotgun sequence:
tatgtctgtttcaataccgtttgcgagctcagtttaaaagctagcgccttgaaactttcacagtcgtcctaaaacatgtgtacgcagatcaagtttgaaagccgacccgatcggacgtctatatcctatagctcccataggaacaatcggatatagctttcacaaaaatgaagatatttcgctcagtgtaagagctattggcatgaatctttccaaatcgtatttttttgtgcgtaccttgatcagggtaaaagcgcgtgccgatcggacgtctatatcttatagctcccataggaacaatcggatatcgatttcacaaaatgaagatatttcgctcagtgtaaaagctattgacaagaatctttccaaatcgtatttttttgtgcgtaccttgatcagggtaaaagcgcgtgccgatcggacgtctatatcttatagctcccataggaacaatagggtgaaatcggtcaaaatttgtcgtttttcaggatatttcgcgttgaatataagctattcccatgaaactttccaaatcgtatttttttgtgcgtaccttgatcagggtaaaagcgcgtgccgatcgaacgtctatatctcatacttttcatattaacaatagttaaatgctgtgaaaatatccctttttttctatttttacatgacatttttgcagtactaaagctgctgacatgaaaatatgcaaatcttatttatttatgtatacgttgctcagggtaatagttcttgctaatcagacaactgtatactaaagctgccgtttaataattaaattggttacatgtaggaaatattttttttatatattattaagttaagttttttttatatattattacacaaagttcctttttttcgatagtacagcgctgtcctcctcgattctcataatttttgaccatgaacttttttgaaggtataggtgctctcctcctcgattctcataaaagcgttgtgtatgggccatgcatttaaaacctgaaggaattgtctcattttttaccatcataattgaacttttttttaatgatctcggaagctataagagctagagccttgtacttttagatttagattccattgttttctattcagcgcaagtttgttatgcgtatgtgccacgcccactccaacgcccacactcgctataagattttgttatgcgtacgtgccacgcccactctaaagcCCACATTCGCTATAGGAGCTAGACTGTTTGCGTTTTAGATTTAGTTTCCTTTGCTTTCTATTCAGCACAAGTTTATTATGCGTGTGTGCCACGCCAACTctacagcgctgtcctcctcgtgcgtccttgatcagggtaaaagcgcgtgccgatcgaacgtctatatctcatacttttcatattaacaatagttaaatgctgtgaaaatatccctttttttctatttttacatgacatttttgcagtactaaagctgctgacatgaaaatatgcaaatcttatttatttatgtatacgttgctcagggtaatagttcttgctaatcagacaactgtatactaaagctgccgtttaataattaaattggttacatgtaggaaatattttttttatatattattaagttaagttttttttatatattattacacaaagttcctttttttcgatagtacagcgctgtcctcctcgattctcataatttttgaccatgaacttttttgaaggtataggtgctctcctcctcgattctcataaaagcgttgtgtatgggccatgcatttaaaacctgaaggaattgtctcattttttaccatcataattgaacttttttttaatgatctcggaagctataagagctagagccttgtacttttagatttagattccattgttttctattcagcgcaagtttgttatgcgtatgtgccacgcccactccaacgcccacactcgctataagattttgttatgcgtacgtgccacgcccactctaaagcCCACATTCGCTATAGGAGCTAGACTGTTTGCGTTTTAGATTTAGTTTCCTTTGCTTTctattcagcgcaagtttattatgcgtgtgtgccacgccaactctacagcgctgtcctcctcgtgcgtccttgatcagggtaaaagcgcgtgccgatcgaacgtctatatctcatacttttcatattaacaatagttaaatgctgtgaaaatatccctttttttctatttttacatgacatttttgcagtactaaagctgctgacatgaaaatatgcaaatcttatttatttatgtatacgttgctcagggtaatagttcttgctaatcagacaactgtatactaaagctgccgtttaataattaaattggttacatgtaggaaatattttttttatatattattaagttaagttttttttatatattattacacaaagttcctttttttcgatagtacagcgctgtcctcctcgattctcataatttttgaccatgaacttttttgaaggtataggtgctctcctcctcgattctcataaaagcgttgtgtatgggccatgcatttaaaacctgaaggaattgtctcattttttaccatcataattgaacttttttttaatgatctcggaagctataagagctagagccttgtacttttagatttagattccattgttttctattcagcgcaagtttgttatgcgtatgtgccacgcccactccaacgcccacactcgctataagattttgttatgcgtacgtgccacgcccactctaaagcCCACATTCGCTATAGGAGCTAGACTGTTTGCGTTTTAGATTTAGTTTCCTTTGCTTTctattcagcgcaagtttattatgcgtgtgtgccacgccaactctacagcgctgtcctcctcgtgcgtaccttgatcagggtaaaagcgcgtgccgatcgaacgtctatatctcatacttttcatattaacaatagttaaatgctgtgaaaatatccctttttttctatttttacatgacatttttgcagtactaaagctgctgacatgaaaatatgcaaatcttatttatttatgtatacgttgctcagggtaatagttcttgctaatcagacaactgtatactaaagctgccgtttaataattaaattggttacatgtaggaaatattttttttatatattattaagttaagttttttttatatattattacacaaagttcctttttttcgatagtacagcgctgtcctcctcgattctcataatttttgaccatgaacttttttgaaggtataggtgctctcctcctcgattctcataaaagcgttgtgtatgggccatgcatttaaaacctgaaggaattgtctcattttttaccatcataattgaacttttttttaatgatctcggaagctataagagctagagccttgtacttttagatttagattccattgttttctattcagcgcaagtttgttatgcgtatgtgccacgcccactccaacgcccacactcgctataagattttgttatgcgtacgtgccacgcccactctaaagcCCACATTCGCTATAGGAGCTAGACTGTTTGCGTTTTAGATTTAGTTTCCTTTGCTTTctattcagcgcaagtttattatgcgtgtgtgccacgccaactctacagcgctgtcctcctcgtgcgtaccttgatcagggtaaaagcgcgtgccgatcgaacgtctatatctcatacttttcatattaacaatagttatacttttcatacttttcatattaacaatagttaaatgctgtgaaaatatccctttttttctatttttacatgacatttttgcagtactaaagctgctgacatgaaaatatgcaaatcttatttatttatgtatacgttgctcagggtaatagttcttgctaatcagacaactgtatactaaagctgccgtttaataattaaattggttacatgtaggaaatatttttttttttatatattattaagttaagttttttttatatattattacacaaagttcctttttttcgatagtacagcgctgtcctcctcgattctcataatttttgaccatgaacttttttgaaggtattggtgctctcctcctcgattctcataaaagcgttgtgtatgggccatgcatttaaaacctgaaggaattgtctcattttttaccatcatatttgaactttttttttatgatctcggaagctataagagctagagccttgtacttttagatttagattccattgttttctattcagcgcaagtttgttatgcGTATGTGCCACGCCCAATCCAACGCCCACACTCGCTATAAGATCTAGATGTTTGGgattttagatttagatttctttgctttctattcagcgcaagtttgttatgcttatgtgccacgcccactctaacgcccacattTGCTATAAGTGCTAGAGGGTTGGCGTTTTAGATTCAGTTTCCTTTGCTTTCCAtacagcgcaagtttattatgcgtgtgtgccacgccaactctacagcgctgtcctcctcgattctcataatttttgaccatGAACTTTTTGATGGTACAtgtgctctcctcctcgattctcaaaGAAACGTAGAGGGTTGagcaataaaattgtttatttaagtgCTGCGTCACTCGCTTTTCAGCTTTTTCTGTGCGTATACTTTTGTGGTGAAGTGGTTTTGGTGATTTTCAGTCTTTTTAAAGACTAAATCGTAAACTGGATtaaattggattggattggatttgaACTTGGATTTGGACTTGGATTTCGAtttggacttggacttggacttCATCACCCTTtgattggatttggatttggatttggtttaCGATTTGTACTTTGATTTGGATTGGCACTTGGACTACTTCACCATCAAAAGAtacgttttctttttaaatatttgcatttttctaacttagtatttgtatttttttctaacttaatatttgtatttgtagatTAGTATTACATATTTCTTTTTCAGGTTCATattatatgcatatatatctTTTTCAGGGGTTTCAGgtttattttataagcatCTATATCTCATCTATTACatacatttcttatttaaaatctttatctTAATCTTCAATTTGACAAACATTTCTGAcgaatttttatcaaaatgccGCGCTTAAAGAAAACTTCTGCGGATCAAAGACGTCGGGCTATAAATACTCGTAGTCAGGCTTTTTATAGGGATAATTTAAATGAAGTACGTTCCCGAAATTCGCAACGATTGGCAGAAGCTCGGGAAGCGGATACGCAAGGCAGAGAAGAAGAACGCTCGCAAGATGCACAGGCTCATGCCGCACGCAGACGAAATCGTAGGTTCGCAGATCGAGAGCGGAATCGGAATACCGCGGATCGTGCCATTCAAAGAGAAAGCCCCACCTATAGAGAGGCTGAGCGCGATAATGATGCTGCGCGCCACGTTCTAATGCGCTCTTTGGAGGACTACAGAATAATTGAACAGCAAAGAAATACTATAGAGCACGCCATAAGAAGGGAAAATACGACCTATAGAGAGGCTGAGCGCGAAATTGATACTGCGCGCCACGCTCTGATGCGCTCTTTGGAGGACTACAGAACAATTGAACAGGAACGAAATACTATAGAGCACGCCATAAGAAGGGAAAATACGACTTATAGAGAGTCTGAGCGCCAAGTGGATGCTGCGCGCCACGCCCTGATGCGCTCCTATGAGGACTATAGACTAATTGATCAGGAAAGAAATACTGTAGAGCACGCCATAAGAAGGGAAAATACGACCTATAGAGAGGCTGAGCGGGAAATTGATTCTGCGCGCCACGCTCTGATGCGCTCTTTGGAGGACTACAGAACAATTGAACAGGAACGAAATACTATAGAGCACGCCATAAGAAGGGAAAATACGACCTATAGAGAGTCTGAGCGCCAAGTGGATGCTGCGCGCCACGCCCTGATGCGCTCCTTCGAGGACTATAGACTAATTGAACAGGAAAGAAATACTATAGAGCACGCCATAAGAAGGGAAAATACGACCTATAGAGAGTCTGAGCGCGATAATGATGCTGCGCGCCACGTTCTAATGCGCTCTTTGGAGGACTACAGAACAATTGAACAGGAACGAAATACTATAGAGCACGCCATAAGAAGGGAAAATACGACTTATAGAGAGTCTGAGCGCCAAGTGGATGCTGCGCGCCACGCCCTGATGCGCTCCTATGAGGACTATAGACTAATTGATCAGGAAAGAAATACTGTAGAGCACGCCATAAGAAGGGAAAATACGACCTATAGAGAGTCTGAGCGCGAAATTGATACTGCGCGCCACGCTCTGATGCGCTCTTTGGAGGACTACAGAATAATTGAACAGGGAAGAAATACCAGGGAGCAAGCTATAAGAAGGCAAAGTACTGCTTATAGAAATGACTACCGTCAGCGAGATGCAGAATACCATCGGACGGCAAGGAGTGATCTTGCAAGGAGAAGCCAGCAGCAAAGGATAAATTCTTCGCAAAGAAGAATGACCCGTCAGCAAACCCGCATAATGGTAGAGCAAGTCCGGGAAATGAATGAGGCTCGAGTTATAAACTATCGAAATAATTCACAAAATCGCGCAGCAGAGTCTCAAAGACAATCCCAGCGAAATATTGATGCGAGAGCTAGATTGTCTCCTGAAGAGCAGATTGAACAAAGAGAGCTACAAGGGCAAATTAGACGATCTGGAGCACGTAATacctatttaaataatataaagatgGGTCCTAGTAAAATATGTACAAGTTGTGGAGGACTATGGTTTCCCTTTCAGGTTAAAGCGCTAAACAAAAGGATtataatatctaaatatcctCAACTTGATGTTTCAAAAGCCTTTTACTTATCTGAAAAGTTTCCCAATTCATCTGACCGTTATTTCTTCTGTAATACATGTCACGCAAGGATTTCCAAAGGGAAAATACCAAACTTATGCTTATCACAGGGCTTCGACCTACCTGAAGTCCCTCCTTGCTTAAAGGATCTAACATGTCTGGAAGAAAGATTGATTTCACCGAGAATACCATTTATGCGAATTGTTTCATTGGGATATGAGAGGCAATGCGCAGTAAGAGGAGCCGTTATTAATATTCCCATTTCGGTGTCGGAGACTGTCACTGCCCTGCCGCGCACTTTTGAGAATACACATGTAGTTCAAGTGCATCTAAAACGAAAATTGGAGTATCGGCATAGTTTTATGACTGAAACTATTAGACCAGGCAAAGTTATGGAAGCGATGCGTTACTTGGTCAATACGGAATTATACCAGAAGCATAATGTCTTTGTTTCTCAAAACTGGCTCGATGAATTTCGAGGTAATAATGAAGTTGCGTTTATTGCTGACAATAGGGATCTCCCAATTGTGGAGGAACTTTTAAATGAGCAAATGGAAGTCAACCCTGCTCCACAGATCAGCACTGATGAAGACAATTTAAATCCTGGAGGACAGGAAACTTTATTAGAAAACGATCCAGTAGAAAACCATCAAATAATAGCAATGGCTCCCGGCGAAGGTCGTCGACCGGTGGACATGACAACTGATGAAGATGCTGAGGAATTATCTTTTCCCACCATTTCGTGTGGAGAAAtctttaaatgcaaaacaacGTATGGCCGCAAAGTAAAGTCTCAAATTCGGTTTTACGATCGACGGTGTGCAAAAGTtccaaaaattttatatatgtataaatgcTATGAACTTACACGTATCAAAGACGCAATCTCAATTTGCTTAAGGAAAAAGTCTGGAAACTCACATGTTACCGCTTCAAATATGATGGATGAAACCTTTGTGAACGGCTTAATACAGCATAATGATGGATACCATCTTTTAAAAGGCTTAAGATCCTCTCCAGCTCATTGGGAAGCtgagaaaaaaaaggtattggCTAT
Protein-coding regions in this window:
- the LOC138914128 gene encoding apical junction molecule ajm-1-like yields the protein MRYLVNTELYQKHNVFVSQNWLDEFRGNNEVAFIADNRDLPIVEELLNEQMEVNPAPQISTDEDNLNPGGQETLLENDPVENHQIIAMAPGEGRRPVDMTTDEDAEELSFPTISGVSRLLREAMEEITEGGHRDRSVKEKLQHLGNKFINGTEISAQEAVYNILGLHLSETSNGSKFINTSLPEQRVRMVKSKKELERLPSDSTDIYVAGINDYYTLRPESMEQVCLADFVALYDRKVRKTRNEEDEYAEHDEEDEEENIAAENLIMLNNSGTLKKRSKPYILRWRRFSKNSSRSDYYRELVMLFYPWRNEQLDILENNNEDTYNLNKILIETNRKNYDKINEEDFEDIIREIQQNNNDDPEENDILATQLLDDEFRGFAIPEVERNPNVFQENPTDPSSDEDGPRVLKLPPLIPVDDKTSADQRRRAINTRSQAFYRDNLNEVRSRNSQRLAEAREADTQGREEERSQDAQAHAARRRNRRFADRERNRNTADRAIQRESPTYREAERDNDAARHVLMRSLEDYRIIEQQRNTIEHAIRRENTTYREAEREIDTARHALMRSLEDYRTIEQERNTIEHAIRRENTTYRESERQVDAARHALMRSYEDYRLIDQERNTVEHAIRRENTTYREAEREIDSARHALMRSLEDYRTIEQERNTIEHAIRRENTTYRESERQVDAARHALMRSFEDYRLIEQERNTIEHAIRRENTTYRESERDNDAARHVLMRSLEDYRTIEQERNTIEHAIRRENTTYRESERQVDAARHALMRSYEDYRLIDQERNTVEHAIRRENTTYRESEREIDTARHALMRSLEDYRIIEQGRNTREQAIRRQSTAYRNDYRQRDAEYHRTARSDLARRSQQQRINSSQRRMTRQQTRIMQSLKDNPSEILMRELDCLLKSRLNKESYKGKLDDLEHVIPI